GGACAGCAACAACGCCCCGTTCTGTGCCCGAACCGACGAGATCGGCGTTCCCGTCTCCTCGACGACCTCGCACGCACAGCTGCCGGTACCGTCGCGTTCGAACCGGTACCGTTCCTCGCGTTCGTTCGCCTGCACCGCCGTCATCTCGAGGTCGGTCCCGAGTTCGTCGGGCTCGAGGTCCTCGAGCGAGGCGTTCGCGGAGATTTCGAACTCCTCGACGATGACGTCGTCTCGATCGGGGTTGGGTTCGTTTCCGTCACCGGACGGTGATCGGGGGCTGGCTCGCGTTCTGGTAACGGAGTCGATCGACTCCTCGGTGGTCGCCGAGATACTGGCAACCGGACAGTCGGCGGGATCTCGGACGACGACGGTGGCTCGGAACCCGGTCATACATGGTTGTACGGCTTCGTTCTAATAACGCGCTGTCGTAATTCCCGCCGACTGGCAACTGCCGAACGTGTTCCCGACGTTCATACGGGCTACTGTCCGCTTCGGCACGACTGCGACGGTTCGTGCCGGGGCGTCGTTACAGTAGCCGGTCTCACTGGCCGAGTTTCTCCCGGCTGACGTGGACGCCGGTCGGGGTGATAATCATCTGGTCGTCGCCTTTTCGTACGATGTCGCCGTTGACCTCTTCGGCGACCTGTCGTAACTCGTCGA
This region of Natronobacterium texcoconense genomic DNA includes:
- a CDS encoding helix-turn-helix domain-containing protein gives rise to the protein MTGFRATVVVRDPADCPVASISATTEESIDSVTRTRASPRSPSGDGNEPNPDRDDVIVEEFEISANASLEDLEPDELGTDLEMTAVQANEREERYRFERDGTGSCACEVVEETGTPISSVRAQNGALLLSFHTLNLDDISAIVADLREQFDGVLVEDLTKDEETSGDPVIVDREELTDRQQEILQTAHEMGYFDYPKGANATDVAEELGVARSTFTEHLAAAQTKLLDTIVEE